A region of Jannaschia sp. W003 DNA encodes the following proteins:
- a CDS encoding flagellar basal body protein, giving the protein MQMPAIMGLAAEAAAHAATRQAIVARNVANADTPGFRPFDLAPFRPGRDAEMRATRPNHLGGSGGEAWRARPVAGPLDPDGNGVALETEILRATEAQRAHDRALSVYQASVDILRAAIGRGR; this is encoded by the coding sequence ATGCAGATGCCCGCCATCATGGGCCTCGCGGCAGAGGCGGCCGCGCACGCCGCCACCCGCCAGGCCATCGTCGCCCGCAACGTGGCGAACGCGGACACGCCGGGCTTCCGGCCCTTCGACCTCGCCCCCTTCCGCCCCGGTCGCGACGCCGAGATGCGCGCGACGCGGCCCAACCATCTGGGTGGCAGTGGCGGAGAGGCGTGGCGCGCCCGGCCCGTCGCCGGCCCCCTGGACCCGGACGGCAACGGCGTGGCGCTGGAGACCGAGATCCTGCGCGCCACCGAGGCGCAGCGCGCCCACGACCGGGCGCTGAGCGTCTACCAGGCGTCGGTGGACATCCTGCGCGCCGCGATCGGGCGGGGCCGCTAG
- a CDS encoding MotE family protein, translating into MSRLHALVGRVALLGLAAVLVLSAMTRLVSANLAGIAEAPAEAPPPSAPVAEELELLLAAVADRDEALARREAQVALREQDLRVAREAVERALADLAEAEAALEARMYASDGASEADLGRLTAIYEGMKPKDAAAVFETMDPAFAAGFLARMAPPAAAAVFSNLQPLTAYAVSAAIAGRNAGAATEEPAQ; encoded by the coding sequence GTGAGCCGGCTGCACGCGCTCGTCGGGCGCGTGGCGCTGCTGGGCCTCGCCGCGGTGCTGGTGCTGTCGGCCATGACGCGCCTCGTGTCTGCCAACCTCGCCGGCATCGCCGAGGCCCCCGCCGAGGCGCCGCCCCCCTCCGCGCCCGTGGCCGAGGAGCTGGAGCTGCTGCTCGCCGCCGTGGCGGACCGCGACGAGGCGCTGGCCCGGCGCGAGGCGCAGGTGGCGCTGCGCGAGCAGGACCTGCGCGTGGCCCGCGAGGCGGTGGAGCGCGCGCTCGCCGACCTCGCCGAGGCCGAGGCGGCGCTGGAGGCGCGCATGTACGCCTCGGACGGCGCCTCGGAGGCCGATCTGGGCCGCCTCACCGCGATCTACGAGGGCATGAAGCCCAAGGATGCCGCCGCCGTGTTCGAGACCATGGACCCCGCCTTCGCGGCCGGCTTCCTGGCCCGCATGGCCCCGCCCGCCGCGGCGGCCGTGTTCTCCAACCTCCAGCCGCTCACCGCCTACGCCGTGAGCGCCGCCATCGCGGGCCGCAACGCCGGCGCCGCCACCGAGGAGCCCGCCCAATGA
- the motA gene encoding flagellar motor stator protein MotA — protein sequence MTGLAGIAIVFVMVFGGYLAAGGKMGIILKALPFEMIMIGGSAVGAFVIGNSMGAIKHTVKDIKKVFKGSHWKGDDYRDLLCLLYQLLRLARQNAVALEEHIENPEGSAIFAQYPRILADGEAVAMICDTLRAMTMNYDDPHQVEEVLATRLEENLHHAMHPSHAIQGMADALPALGIVAAVLGVIKTMGSIDQPPEVLGKLIAGALVGTFLGVFLAYGFAGPFAARLKAVEEEDAAFYGLIQQVLVANLHNHATNICIEVGRQGTPTHMRPSFSDLEEALKASKAPA from the coding sequence ATGACTGGACTGGCCGGCATCGCCATCGTGTTCGTCATGGTGTTCGGCGGCTATCTCGCCGCGGGCGGCAAGATGGGCATCATCCTCAAGGCCCTGCCCTTCGAGATGATCATGATCGGCGGCTCCGCCGTGGGCGCCTTCGTGATCGGCAACTCGATGGGCGCGATCAAGCACACGGTCAAGGACATCAAGAAGGTGTTCAAGGGCTCGCACTGGAAGGGCGACGACTACCGCGACCTGCTGTGCCTGCTCTACCAGCTCCTGCGCCTCGCGCGGCAGAACGCCGTCGCCCTGGAGGAGCACATCGAGAACCCCGAGGGCTCCGCGATCTTCGCGCAGTACCCCCGCATCCTCGCCGACGGCGAGGCGGTCGCCATGATCTGCGACACCCTGCGCGCCATGACCATGAATTACGACGATCCCCATCAGGTCGAGGAGGTGCTGGCCACGCGCCTCGAGGAGAACCTCCACCACGCCATGCACCCCTCGCACGCGATCCAGGGCATGGCCGACGCGCTGCCCGCTCTTGGAATCGTCGCCGCCGTGCTGGGCGTGATCAAGACCATGGGCTCGATCGACCAGCCGCCCGAGGTGCTGGGCAAGCTGATCGCCGGCGCGCTGGTGGGCACCTTCCTCGGCGTGTTCCTCGCCTACGGCTTCGCCGGCCCCTTCGCCGCGCGCCTCAAGGCCGTGGAGGAGGAGGACGCCGCCTTCTACGGACTGATCCAGCAGGTGCTGGTCGCCAACCTGCACAACCATGCCACCAACATCTGCATCGAGGTCGGCCGCCAGGGCACGCCCACCCACATGCGCCCCTCGTTCTCGGACCTCGAGGAGGCGCTGAAGGCCAGCAAGGCGCCCGCATGA
- a CDS encoding flagellar biosynthesis protein FlhA, which translates to MTMRALFQPTVLFALALMSVIVMMVVPIPSWMLDIGLASSFALAILMFTTALFVERPLDFSSFPTVLLASLMLRLALNVSSTKLIIGQGHTGTHAAGHVIEGFARFVMGGSVFLGVVIFCVLLIVNFVVITKGATRMAEVGARFALDGMPGRQLAIDSDMAAGAIDHAEAKRRRETELAETTFFGSLDGASKFVKGDAVAGLLITLLNLVVGLAVGLLVHGMAVGDALQTYSILTVGDGLVSQIPAVIISIASALLLARGGATGKMDLAILAQIGGNPFALGTVGVILAIFAAVPGLPVVPFLLGATGMGWAAWHRHRTLARARAEADRPPADQPLPKKSMGDVLDLDDIGVTFAHDLVGLALDPARGLEGRIEGMRNHIAQGFGMILPEIRLTDDAGLPPGTYVIRVQGVEMARDRLQPGHLLILKGDAPLPAAPGTDVAEPVYGAPARWVREGAAQPETLAELTVVTPDEVLATHLMEVVKSAFPQLMGLKALQRILDAHRGVSDPARAAENRRLIDDLVPAKVPQDLLLAVMRLLLSERISIRNLAVILETVAEGREAKMPPDMIAEMVRQRLGAQIVAELRRADGTVPLIQLAPGWEECFERHQMQGGLSDVALPAETARKLRQGVADLVARAAENGTYPAVVTSARRRRYVHGLLRDAGLGNPVLSYEEVGHGARPAMLGSVAA; encoded by the coding sequence ATGACCATGCGCGCGCTGTTCCAGCCAACCGTGCTCTTCGCCCTCGCGCTGATGTCGGTGATCGTGATGATGGTGGTCCCGATCCCGTCATGGATGCTCGACATCGGGCTCGCCTCCTCGTTCGCGCTGGCGATCCTGATGTTCACCACCGCGCTCTTCGTGGAGCGGCCCCTCGACTTCTCATCCTTTCCCACGGTGCTCCTGGCCTCGCTGATGCTGCGGCTGGCGCTCAACGTGTCGTCCACCAAGCTCATCATCGGCCAGGGCCATACCGGGACCCACGCTGCCGGCCACGTGATCGAGGGCTTCGCCCGCTTCGTGATGGGCGGCAGCGTGTTCCTCGGCGTGGTGATCTTCTGCGTGCTCCTGATCGTGAACTTCGTGGTCATCACCAAGGGCGCCACGCGCATGGCCGAGGTGGGCGCGCGCTTCGCGCTCGACGGTATGCCGGGTCGCCAGCTCGCCATCGACAGCGACATGGCGGCCGGCGCCATCGACCACGCCGAGGCCAAGCGCCGCCGCGAGACGGAGCTGGCCGAGACCACCTTCTTCGGCTCGCTCGACGGCGCCTCGAAGTTCGTGAAGGGCGATGCGGTGGCGGGCCTGCTGATCACGCTCCTGAACCTCGTGGTCGGCCTCGCCGTGGGCCTCCTGGTGCACGGCATGGCGGTGGGCGACGCGCTGCAGACCTACTCGATCCTGACCGTGGGCGACGGGCTGGTCAGCCAGATCCCGGCCGTGATCATCTCGATCGCCTCGGCGCTCTTGCTCGCGCGCGGCGGGGCGACCGGCAAGATGGACCTCGCGATCCTAGCGCAGATCGGCGGCAACCCCTTTGCCTTGGGCACCGTGGGCGTGATCCTGGCGATCTTCGCCGCCGTGCCGGGCCTGCCGGTGGTGCCCTTCCTGCTGGGGGCCACGGGCATGGGCTGGGCCGCCTGGCACCGCCATCGCACGCTCGCCCGCGCCCGCGCCGAGGCGGACCGCCCGCCCGCCGATCAGCCGCTGCCGAAGAAGTCCATGGGCGACGTGCTCGACCTCGACGACATCGGCGTCACCTTCGCCCACGACCTCGTGGGCCTCGCGCTCGACCCCGCGCGCGGGCTGGAAGGGCGCATCGAGGGGATGCGCAACCACATCGCCCAGGGCTTCGGCATGATCCTCCCCGAGATCCGCCTGACGGACGACGCGGGCCTGCCGCCGGGCACCTACGTGATTCGGGTGCAGGGCGTGGAGATGGCACGCGACCGCCTGCAACCGGGTCACCTCCTGATCCTCAAGGGCGACGCCCCGCTGCCCGCGGCCCCCGGGACGGACGTGGCCGAGCCGGTCTACGGTGCCCCGGCCCGCTGGGTGCGCGAGGGCGCCGCGCAGCCCGAGACGCTGGCCGAGCTGACCGTGGTGACCCCCGACGAGGTGCTCGCCACCCACCTGATGGAGGTGGTGAAGTCCGCGTTCCCGCAGCTGATGGGCCTCAAGGCGCTGCAGCGCATCCTCGACGCCCACCGCGGCGTCAGCGACCCGGCCCGCGCCGCCGAGAACCGGCGCCTGATCGACGATCTGGTGCCCGCCAAGGTGCCGCAGGACCTGTTGCTCGCCGTGATGCGCCTCCTGCTGTCCGAGCGGATCTCGATCCGCAACCTCGCCGTGATCCTCGAGACCGTGGCCGAGGGGCGCGAGGCGAAGATGCCGCCCGACATGATCGCCGAGATGGTGCGCCAGCGCCTCGGCGCGCAGATCGTGGCCGAGCTGCGCCGCGCCGACGGCACCGTGCCGCTGATCCAGCTCGCCCCCGGCTGGGAGGAGTGCTTCGAGCGCCACCAGATGCAGGGCGGCCTCTCGGACGTGGCCCTGCCCGCCGAGACGGCCCGCAAGCTGCGTCAGGGCGTGGCCGACCTCGTGGCGCGCGCCGCCGAGAACGGCACCTACCCGGCCGTGGTCACCTCGGCGCGCCGCCGGCGCTACGTCCACGGCCTCCTGCGCGACGCCGGCCTCGGCAACCCCGTGCTCTCCTACGAGGAGGTGGGCCACGGCGCGCGCCCCGCCATGCTCGGCTCCGTGGCGGCCTGA
- the flgG gene encoding flagellar basal-body rod protein FlgG: MRALAIAATGMNAQQMRVEVISNNLANMNTTAYNARRAEFADLHYQQLQRAGSIASTTGAVLPAGVQLGLGVRPAAVSMAPAQGSISQTGGELDVAISGKGYLQVTLPSGAAAFTRDGALKRTGDGLLVTSDGHPVTPDITIPDDARDISINAEGEIYAYFADRVEPELLGQLTLAAFTNEKGLEGLGSNLYGETQASGAPVEGFAGEDGLGLFRHGYLEDSSVDAVKEITDLIEAQRGYEMNAKVITAADQMLGATAQIR; encoded by the coding sequence ATGCGCGCACTCGCCATTGCCGCCACGGGCATGAACGCCCAGCAGATGCGGGTCGAGGTGATCTCGAACAACCTCGCCAACATGAACACCACCGCCTACAACGCCCGCCGCGCGGAGTTCGCGGACCTGCACTACCAGCAGCTCCAGCGCGCCGGCTCGATCGCGTCCACCACCGGCGCGGTGCTGCCCGCGGGCGTGCAGCTGGGCCTCGGGGTACGGCCCGCAGCCGTCTCGATGGCGCCCGCGCAGGGCAGCATCTCGCAGACCGGCGGAGAGCTGGACGTCGCCATCTCGGGCAAGGGCTACCTGCAGGTCACCCTACCCTCGGGCGCGGCCGCCTTCACCCGCGACGGGGCGCTCAAGCGCACGGGCGACGGCCTCTTGGTCACCTCCGACGGTCATCCCGTCACCCCCGACATCACCATCCCGGACGACGCGCGCGACATATCGATCAACGCCGAGGGCGAGATCTACGCCTACTTCGCCGACCGCGTGGAGCCCGAGCTGCTGGGCCAACTCACGCTGGCCGCCTTCACCAACGAGAAGGGGCTCGAGGGGCTCGGCTCCAACCTCTACGGCGAGACCCAGGCCTCGGGCGCCCCTGTCGAGGGCTTCGCCGGCGAGGACGGGCTGGGCCTGTTCCGCCACGGCTACCTTGAGGACAGCTCGGTCGACGCAGTGAAGGAGATCACCGACCTGATCGAGGCCCAGCGCGGCTACGAGATGAACGCCAAGGTCATCACGGCGGCCGACCAGATGCTGGGCGCCACGGCGCAGATCCGATGA
- a CDS encoding flagellar hook-basal body complex protein, producing MDGIYATLSRQSGLMRELDVIAQNIANAGTTGYRAEAVVFAEHVAAGAGGAPSLSMGDAAARHTDLSQGALERTGGTYDLAIEGDGFFQIGGPDGPLLTRAGTFSADAAGTLVTPDGLPLLDAGGAPVAVPPGPGDVAIAPDGTLSRGGRPFGEIGLVRPDDPQGLVRVGDTRFRHEGGVEPVIGGRMMQGFLEGSNTSPVIEIARMIAVQNAYGMGQSMLDREDERLRAMMRVMDPQ from the coding sequence ATGGACGGCATCTACGCCACGCTGTCGCGCCAGTCGGGCCTCATGCGCGAGCTCGACGTGATCGCGCAGAACATCGCGAACGCGGGCACCACCGGATACCGCGCCGAGGCGGTGGTGTTCGCCGAGCACGTGGCCGCGGGCGCGGGCGGCGCGCCGTCGCTGTCGATGGGCGACGCGGCCGCGCGCCACACCGACCTGTCGCAGGGCGCCCTGGAGCGCACGGGTGGCACCTACGACCTCGCCATCGAGGGCGACGGATTCTTCCAGATCGGCGGCCCCGACGGCCCGCTGCTGACGCGCGCGGGCACCTTCTCGGCGGATGCCGCCGGCACCCTGGTCACGCCCGACGGCCTGCCGCTGCTCGACGCGGGCGGCGCGCCCGTCGCGGTGCCGCCCGGCCCCGGCGACGTGGCGATCGCGCCCGACGGCACGCTGAGCCGCGGGGGGCGGCCCTTCGGCGAGATCGGCCTCGTGCGGCCCGACGACCCCCAGGGGCTGGTCCGCGTGGGCGATACCCGCTTCCGCCACGAGGGCGGGGTGGAGCCGGTGATCGGCGGGCGCATGATGCAGGGCTTCCTCGAGGGCTCCAACACCTCGCCCGTGATCGAGATCGCCCGGATGATCGCCGTGCAGAACGCCTACGGCATGGGCCAGTCCATGCTCGACCGCGAGGACGAACGCCTGCGCGCGATGATGCGCGTGATGGACCCCCAGTAG
- the flgH gene encoding flagellar basal body L-ring protein FlgH, giving the protein MIRAVLCGTLALGACGRIAEVGRPPQLTSNAGGPEHFAMAVGPVLPEAADVPVDAASLWTGGPRSLLGDRRAGRRGDILTVVISIDERAEFDNSSARSRSGSEGLSVPDLFGLPQSLEDGLPDGAGLDAAVSLDSSSDFSGDGSIRRKERLTLRVAATVVEVQANGVLRIEGTQEVRVNNEVRVLLVTGFVRPEDVTRQNEITYDKIASARISYGGRGQITDVQQPRYGQQVADILLPF; this is encoded by the coding sequence ATGATCCGCGCGGTCCTTTGTGGCACCCTCGCCCTCGGCGCCTGCGGGCGCATCGCGGAGGTGGGCCGCCCGCCGCAGCTCACCTCGAACGCGGGCGGGCCGGAGCACTTCGCCATGGCCGTCGGCCCAGTCCTGCCCGAGGCGGCCGACGTGCCCGTCGACGCGGCCTCGCTGTGGACGGGGGGACCGCGCTCGCTGCTCGGCGACCGGCGCGCGGGACGGCGCGGCGACATCCTCACGGTGGTGATCAGCATCGACGAGCGGGCCGAATTCGACAACTCCAGCGCGCGCTCGCGCTCCGGGAGCGAGGGGCTGTCGGTGCCCGACCTGTTCGGCCTGCCCCAGTCGCTGGAGGACGGGTTGCCCGACGGCGCGGGGCTGGACGCGGCCGTAAGCCTCGACTCCTCGTCGGACTTCTCGGGCGACGGCTCGATCCGCCGCAAGGAGCGGCTGACCTTGCGCGTCGCGGCCACCGTGGTCGAGGTGCAGGCCAACGGCGTCCTGCGGATCGAGGGCACGCAGGAGGTGCGCGTCAACAACGAGGTGCGGGTGCTCTTGGTGACGGGTTTCGTGCGCCCCGAGGACGTGACGCGGCAGAACGAGATCACCTACGACAAGATCGCCTCGGCGCGCATCTCCTACGGCGGCCGCGGGCAGATCACCGACGTGCAGCAGCCGCGCTACGGTCAGCAGGTGGCCGACATCCTGCTGCCGTTCTGA
- a CDS encoding flagellar biosynthesis protein FlhB codes for MSEEADKPHEPTPRKLQKAREKGEIARSAELNAFGLYCGGAAALLVAGPPVARRLVDVGAAMLAGGSAVSMAAAGSTALREAALASAWLAAAPALAVAGAVAAQRAAVMAPSRLAPKAARVSILANAKNKFGPTGLFEFAKSAAKMTLYGALLGAVLWSAADPIIAAAALPAAQGTMLLGRLVLASLAVVVGVAGCIAAVDVTWQRHSHASRNRMSRQELQDEMKESDGDPQFKAQRRQRAQEIAMNQMLADVPDATVVVVNPTHYAVALRWSAAEPSPPVCLAKGTDAIALRIREAAEAARVPIFSDPPTARALHATVELGDAIPREHFRAVAAAIRFAEALRREAGR; via the coding sequence GTGAGCGAGGAGGCCGACAAGCCGCACGAGCCGACGCCGCGCAAGCTGCAGAAGGCCCGCGAGAAGGGCGAGATCGCCCGCTCCGCCGAGCTGAACGCCTTCGGCCTCTACTGCGGCGGCGCGGCGGCCCTCTTAGTGGCCGGCCCTCCGGTGGCGCGCCGTCTCGTCGACGTCGGGGCCGCGATGCTGGCGGGGGGCAGCGCCGTCTCCATGGCCGCGGCGGGGTCCACCGCCCTGCGCGAGGCGGCGCTGGCGAGCGCGTGGCTCGCCGCCGCGCCCGCGCTCGCGGTGGCCGGCGCGGTGGCGGCGCAGCGCGCGGCGGTGATGGCACCTTCGCGGCTAGCGCCCAAGGCCGCGCGCGTCTCGATCCTGGCGAACGCCAAGAACAAGTTCGGCCCCACCGGGCTGTTCGAGTTCGCGAAGTCCGCCGCCAAGATGACGCTCTACGGCGCGCTCCTCGGCGCCGTCCTCTGGAGCGCGGCGGACCCCATCATCGCCGCCGCCGCGCTGCCGGCGGCGCAGGGAACGATGCTGCTCGGCCGCCTCGTGCTGGCCTCGCTGGCGGTGGTGGTGGGCGTCGCGGGGTGCATCGCCGCAGTCGACGTGACCTGGCAGCGCCACTCCCACGCCTCGCGCAACCGCATGTCCCGCCAGGAGCTGCAGGACGAGATGAAGGAGTCCGACGGCGACCCGCAGTTCAAGGCCCAGCGACGCCAGCGCGCGCAGGAGATCGCGATGAACCAGATGCTCGCCGACGTTCCCGACGCCACGGTGGTGGTCGTCAACCCGACGCACTACGCGGTGGCCCTGCGCTGGTCGGCCGCGGAGCCCAGCCCGCCGGTCTGCCTCGCCAAGGGCACCGACGCGATCGCGCTGCGGATCCGCGAAGCGGCCGAGGCGGCGCGCGTGCCGATCTTCAGCGACCCGCCCACGGCGCGCGCGCTCCACGCCACCGTGGAGCTGGGCGACGCCATCCCGCGCGAGCACTTCCGCGCCGTGGCGGCCGCGATCCGCTTCGCCGAGGCGCTGCGCCGGGAGGCCGGACGGTGA
- a CDS encoding flagellar hook-basal body complex protein FliE, which translates to MDVSSLQAIAGYAAPKAPSPAAGAAEAAEAFLATMRGAEAQGAAAVTGGGDPHALVTALTESRLALEATVAVRDRVVEAYQELLRMPV; encoded by the coding sequence ATGGACGTCTCCTCCCTCCAGGCGATCGCGGGCTACGCGGCCCCCAAGGCTCCGTCCCCGGCGGCGGGCGCGGCCGAGGCGGCCGAGGCGTTCCTCGCCACGATGCGCGGCGCGGAAGCGCAGGGCGCCGCGGCGGTCACGGGCGGGGGCGACCCCCACGCGCTGGTGACCGCCCTGACCGAGAGCCGGCTCGCGCTCGAGGCCACGGTGGCGGTGCGCGACCGCGTGGTCGAGGCCTACCAGGAACTGCTGCGGATGCCGGTCTGA
- a CDS encoding flagellar basal body-associated FliL family protein, producing the protein MKAVLGIVAILLFAAGGGAAAVFLRPPPEAAAAPPPPEPLPEPDLVNLTREFIVPIVDDGRVRGHVVLNLALQSETLPSEVLLRREAVLRDRLLEALFRHAGLGGFDGRFTDALPMNRLRLALNEAIRAALHPDAATVLVTAIDRRER; encoded by the coding sequence GTGAAGGCGGTGCTGGGCATCGTGGCGATCCTCCTGTTCGCCGCAGGCGGCGGGGCGGCGGCGGTGTTCCTGCGCCCGCCCCCCGAGGCCGCCGCCGCGCCGCCCCCGCCCGAGCCGCTGCCCGAGCCGGATCTGGTGAACCTCACGCGCGAGTTCATCGTGCCCATCGTCGACGACGGGCGGGTGCGGGGGCACGTCGTGCTGAACCTCGCGCTGCAGAGCGAGACCCTGCCGAGCGAGGTGCTGCTGCGCCGCGAGGCGGTGCTGCGCGACCGCCTGCTCGAGGCGCTGTTCCGCCACGCGGGCCTCGGGGGCTTCGACGGGCGCTTCACGGACGCGCTGCCCATGAACCGCCTCCGCCTCGCGCTGAACGAGGCGATCCGCGCGGCGCTGCACCCCGACGCGGCGACGGTGCTGGTGACGGCGATCGACCGCCGCGAGCGTTAG
- the flgC gene encoding flagellar basal body rod protein FlgC: MAGFGDALRIVASGMRAQGQRLRHVSENISNADTPGYRRKTVGFLAEVEAGRPTGAVRVGRVQLDRSEPRRVHDPAHPLAGADGTYEASNVNLLTEIADAREAQRSYEANLKMFEQTRRMSGALFDLLKR; encoded by the coding sequence GTGGCCGGCTTCGGGGACGCGCTGCGGATCGTCGCCTCGGGCATGCGCGCCCAAGGCCAGCGCCTGCGCCACGTGTCCGAGAACATCTCCAACGCCGACACGCCGGGCTACCGCCGCAAGACGGTGGGCTTCCTGGCCGAGGTGGAGGCCGGGCGCCCCACCGGCGCGGTGCGCGTGGGGCGCGTGCAGCTCGACCGCTCCGAGCCGCGGCGCGTACACGACCCCGCCCATCCGCTCGCCGGCGCCGACGGGACCTACGAGGCCTCGAACGTGAACCTCCTCACGGAGATCGCCGACGCCCGCGAGGCGCAGCGCTCCTACGAGGCCAACCTCAAGATGTTCGAGCAGACCCGCCGCATGAGCGGCGCGCTGTTCGACCTGCTCAAGCGATAG
- a CDS encoding flagellar biosynthetic protein FliR, whose product MEALAQVAAAMDAPFGAAAAVFLRVSGLMLLLPAIGERMVPARVRLVAAAALTAVLAPLLPAAQVPPAITPALALGEVAVGAALGAALRFLAQALLVAGTIAAQAASLSQLFGAPSAEPSSAIGVLLHVAGLALLMASGLHLAVVEMLLRSWDVFPVGFALPGGALAEWGVARVGDAFALAVGLALPFVIVSTLYNLTLGVINKAMPQLMVALVGAPAITGLALATLAATAATILTVWRERVMGTLADPLLLP is encoded by the coding sequence GTGGAGGCGCTGGCGCAGGTGGCCGCCGCGATGGACGCCCCCTTCGGCGCCGCCGCCGCGGTGTTCCTGCGCGTCAGCGGCCTCATGCTCCTCCTGCCCGCGATCGGCGAGCGCATGGTGCCCGCGCGCGTGCGGCTGGTGGCCGCCGCCGCGCTGACGGCGGTGCTCGCACCGCTCCTGCCCGCGGCGCAGGTGCCGCCCGCGATCACGCCCGCGCTCGCCTTGGGCGAGGTGGCGGTGGGCGCGGCCCTCGGCGCGGCCCTGCGGTTCCTGGCCCAGGCGCTGCTGGTGGCGGGAACGATCGCGGCGCAGGCGGCCTCGCTGTCGCAGCTCTTCGGCGCGCCCTCGGCCGAGCCGTCCTCGGCGATCGGCGTGCTGCTCCACGTGGCGGGGCTGGCGCTGCTGATGGCGTCCGGCCTCCACCTTGCCGTGGTCGAGATGCTCCTGCGCAGCTGGGACGTGTTCCCGGTGGGCTTCGCCCTGCCGGGGGGCGCGCTGGCCGAATGGGGCGTCGCGCGGGTGGGCGACGCCTTCGCGCTGGCGGTCGGCCTCGCCCTGCCCTTCGTGATCGTCTCGACGCTCTACAACCTCACGCTCGGCGTCATCAACAAGGCCATGCCGCAGCTCATGGTGGCCCTCGTGGGCGCGCCCGCGATCACCGGCCTCGCGCTGGCGACACTGGCCGCCACGGCCGCCACCATCCTCACGGTCTGGCGCGAGCGGGTGATGGGCACCCTGGCCGACCCGCTGCTCCTGCCGTGA
- a CDS encoding flagellar biosynthetic protein FliQ, with product MDDLVFFDALHEGLWVAVAVSTPILTAALVVGLAIGLVQALTSVQEMTLTFVPKMAAILAVFWLSMGFMTLTLTHYFRGTLLPLIMGG from the coding sequence ATGGACGACCTCGTCTTCTTCGACGCGCTCCACGAGGGGCTGTGGGTGGCGGTCGCCGTGTCCACGCCGATCCTCACGGCGGCGCTGGTGGTGGGCCTCGCCATCGGCCTCGTGCAGGCGCTGACCTCCGTGCAGGAGATGACGCTGACCTTCGTGCCCAAGATGGCCGCGATCCTCGCCGTCTTCTGGCTGTCGATGGGGTTCATGACCCTGACGCTCACCCACTACTTCCGGGGCACGCTGCTGCCCCTGATCATGGGGGGCTGA
- the flgA gene encoding flagellar basal body P-ring formation chaperone FlgA, translating into MIRALLLLVACAAAAPAAAQTVVAAAPIRAGTVIEAVHLAMADGDAPGALGDMRDAIGLEARVNLYPDRPVLPGDLGMPTLIHRNEPVILLFRAGPLVIAAEGRALARAGAGETVRVLNTGSRSTVTGIAVGPGRVEVTR; encoded by the coding sequence ATGATCCGCGCGCTGCTCCTCCTCGTCGCCTGCGCCGCCGCCGCGCCGGCCGCGGCGCAGACCGTGGTCGCCGCCGCGCCCATCCGCGCGGGCACGGTGATCGAGGCCGTGCACCTCGCCATGGCCGACGGCGACGCGCCGGGCGCGCTGGGCGACATGCGCGACGCGATCGGGCTGGAGGCGCGCGTGAACCTCTACCCCGATCGGCCCGTGCTGCCCGGGGATCTGGGCATGCCCACGCTGATCCACCGCAACGAGCCCGTCATCCTGCTGTTCCGCGCCGGCCCCCTCGTGATCGCCGCCGAGGGGCGCGCGCTCGCGCGGGCCGGCGCTGGCGAGACGGTGCGGGTGCTCAACACCGGGTCGCGCTCCACCGTCACGGGCATCGCGGTCGGGCCGGGCCGTGTGGAGGTGACGCGATGA